The genomic window CTGTTTTGGTTTATCGGTCGTACTATGAAATCAACATCTTTAGCATTCTCTAAATGATGTAATGATCCTATAGTTTGTGTCCATAACACATCTTAATGTTcctttgaattgtaagggttgagtaccccttgtactccttataattcagaTATTTAAGGGAGTTTCATAGACTAGTGATccgtaacttttttttttaatcatttgagcAACCATATGACGTAATAGAGTGAGTATTCAAGTATTTTATTTAAGGTATTGTACCATCAATTTAATTTAGTAATGTACCAAACTTAAAGTGATATAACAATTGAAGATGCGCTCTAACATATATGTTCCCttaattatacaaataaataaaaagataatattTCGTGCTTATGAATTTATGACAGGGGGATCCGTTGTCtccatatttatttattctagTGGCGGAAGGACTGATCGCTCTTATGCATCAAGCTGCTAGTAAAGGTAACATTCATGATTGCGAATTTGTTGAGGTGCCCCTGAAGTGTATCATCTCTTATTTGCAGATGATTATTTCTTGTTTTGCAGAGCTAATGTTGTTGAGGTGAATCGTCTTTTGAGTATTCTACATACGTATGAACATACCTCATGTCAGGAAATTAATTTGCCTAAGTCTAAAGTGTTTATTGGTCGAAATATGTCGCAGGCGACACAAAAAGATTTAGCTAGTACACTTGGTGTTAGACGTGTTTTTGGGTACATGTATTTATGTAGGACTACCGTCTATGATATGCATCAGGAAGACAATTTTTCCTATATTAAAGATCACATCTAGAAGAGGATGAATTCGTGGAGAGGAAGAGCCTTATCAAAAGCCGAAATAGAGATTATGATAAAGTCAGTACTTCACATTATTCCATCATATGTTATGCGTATGTTTATCTTCCCTTcttcttttattgatgatattgaAAAGAGTCCCGGGGTACTGTTTAGCATTTCCCtattgaaaaaatgataaaatgttTTTTGGTGGGGAGGTGGTATGATGATAATAGTAAAAGACAAAAGTATTCATTGGTTAGCATGGAAGAGACTTGTTTGTCTTAAAGACAAAGGAGGTTTTAGTTTTCATAACTTTGAAGCATTCAATATGGTTATGGTAGCGAAACAAGTTTGACACATCTTACAAAATCCGAATACGTTTGTGGTTAAACTTATTAAAACAAAGTACTTTCCACAATCCACtttatttgagatttttttgaGTTATAATCCTAGTTTTATATGACGTAATATTTACATGTTCTTAGGCTAAGTTGTGTAATTTtaacatgtctttttttttatttattttattttttacaatttttaacaTGTCTTATTCTTATCAATGTCGTAAATCATGATAGGTTTATATATAATCATGATATAGTCTTTTGGCATTTGactgttgtcaaaaaaaagaaattaacacTCACATGACACACATATTATCTTGAAATTTCAGATTGTTCATTGGCACAATATTTATGTTAACTGTATTATGATTATTACAAAAAAccgaaaagaaaatgaaaaaattccGTTGCCGGGACTTGAACCCGGGTCTTTCGGGTGAGAGCCGAATATCCTGACCAACTAGACTACAACGGATGTTTGATTTCAAATTCTAAATAAGTATTAATAAATACTGCTGTATAACACATGACCTGTTTCACTCGTCTTTATTTATGCAGTTAGAGTCTGCTTATAGCTCTTAACCGTTGTGACATATTTTTACAACTGTTGAACACACAAATATAATAATGCTAAAAGAATAAACTTTTCGTATAATATAacttaaggttttttttttctttgacaaaataaagttaaattccTGTTTCAATAATGGGCAATAGAGTAATACAACATGGAGCTAATGCCTAATAGGAAAAATACAGCTTGTTTGCTTAAAATCCTCGTTTTAAAACACTGCGCTTAAGTTAAAGTTAGCATATATGAGAGGAAAaagagtttttttgttttttttttttaacatatttaaCTCTCAGATTTCAAGAGAAAGAATATCTGATATCCAAAGTTCGATTACAAAATAAGTAAAGCCTCACAAATATTTATTCCcacaaaaatcaaactcaagttCTTTCAAACAATATACAATATATCTTTAAGGGAAATTATTAATCTCTTAAATATAATATCTTGGTAggtactattttatttttcctaaaCATAGCTGTCTTTGTTTGCATTTATGGTTTTTCTACTATCTATCTTTCACATGATATATTTAGATTTGGGACTTCCACTTATTCTCAATAATGCACCACCATTTAACATAACTTACACAATATATTCCAAATGATATAACAACATAACAGATATAACATACATTACATATATTACACCAACACACTACAATACATATTTAAGTGTTCTTTCTCAAGAGGAATTTTAAACTAAACTAGAAGATACAAACTTATTACAATTTGGTGAAGTCTTTTACATACATCACTAATAGGAACTATTTTGCTAGCTATAATAAGAACTTGTAGCAAATAGTTCACACATTTTCTGTCTCCATAGCAAGGCAAAAACAGAACTAGGTAGCTAATAGGAAGCATAGGATTTGTTTGTAGTTGGTTGTGTTTGAGCCACCATTGCAGCAGAAACCATTGTGTTCATTCCACACATACCATGCCCTCTACAGAGCTTGTAATACCCTTTTTCTCCCCATTGTTCCCCCCATGAATTCTTGATGATCCAATATGGTTTCTTCCTAAGCCTGAGAATCGAGAAACCGTGTGCATTATATCCCACTAGCAATACACCATGGTTCAACATTCTCTTGCTACATATAAGAGGACATGAGACACCACCAATGTATGTTTGCATGAAAACCGCATTTACCCCCACTGCACATAATCATAGTTCATGATCATTAACATCATTACATGACATAGTTACATTTAGtcactttcattttcttaaattattattgatgTCTACGTGTCAGTGTACCAATGTCATGTTTGTGACGTGCGCTAGGAACGCAAACACACATAAATTAAGAGGACTTACTTGCAAGTGGACCATGATTAACTAAATAAGCAGCAATTTGGTTCTCATCCACAGGGATATTGGTGAAATTGGCGATTTTAACTTCTATTTTGTTTGGATCAAACTTGCATTCACCTCGATCACCTGTGTAAGGGTATGTAGTTTCCTCTTCCAATCCACCAGCCTCAATCAAATAATTATAGGCATTTGTCATTAGACCTCCATTACAACCATTGTCACATGCTGTCTTCTCTGTTATGTCACACTAGACAAATGCAATAGCACAACCAAGAAATTCATTAAAAACTTGTTCAATAGAATTGAAGTTGGTTATTGTATCATATTAAGAAGAATAGAACATATAGTTAATTTGTGCCTTCAAATAAGAAGTCTTAAACATAGAGATGCTTATGTTagttatgtatatatatatatatatataccttgtTGTCACAGTCCACAAGCTGTTGTTCACTAAGACTGACCAGCTTGCCGGTGGCAAGAAAATTGGCTCCTTCTACAGATCCTGTCGTGCTGAAAGCCCAGCAAGATCCACATTTACCCTGTATCGTCAAAATTAAGCcacaataaattgaaaacatatattttttttttagaaaaagtcAATGTAAGTGAGTAGTATTGTTGTTAGTTTTGTTCTTGGTGAAAGAACCccaaaaattagaaaatattataGCGATGAttattaaataaagaaaaatgctaaacagtgccccgacACTAGTTAAGTGTAATAATATGATAACTTTGTCTTGAAAATTATGCATTCTtcttaaaagtataaaaagttaGCTTATCACCATtaattttaccttttatttcttttttatgcttaaaaatgTCCGGGCCACCGTTTAGTATACCCTTAAATAAATGGTAACTTATGCTTAAAGCCTACACTATTCCGTGATAACTTATAAATGGTAAATAAATACCGATTAGAACAAGACACGTAAATAAATTTGCAGGTGTTATCTACGACTAATTTTGATCCAATTACTTCACATGCATGTGGGCCAAAATACTCAAAATTATCCAGGGATGTAGAAGAAAAAAcctataaaatttctatttcctatgcaaaacttgaaaaaaattaaattcaaaacaaaaaatacaaatgaaATATTCAAAACATGCATGTGTATAAGTGTAACCAATAAGCATAAACTGATACACTATACCTGCATCTTGACTCCGGTAACAGCCCCTTTCTCCCTCCAATCAAAATTCTCCGGCAGACCTTCCACATCCAACGGCGGCGCTACCCCTCCACCAACACCATTACTCGATGGAAAACCACCCTTAACACCAGTATAGAAACGCTCAAACTCCTCCTCAGAGAGATCAGAAAACTGAGTAACACCGTGAATGGCAGTTGGATCAAGCACTTGGTGCTCCGCGGCTCTCACTAAGTTCTTAGCGAAAATTCCAAGCCGTAGTAGATACTCTTCCCTTGTAGAATACCGTTTCGAGTAATCTTCAATGAAAACTTTGAACTTCTTCTCTGTTTTCAGAAGCTCATTGTCTTTGAGCTCGAGTTTTCTAGCCACATCTTGAATCAAGTTTTCATGGTTGAAAGAGCTTCTGTGTAACGCAGTTGATAGGGTTAGAGCACAGAGGAAGATTGTAACATGTGCGTAGCACGTGAGAGACATGGTTGGTTTTGCTACCATGTTTGTGCTGCTGTTGCTACCTTGCTCTGTTTTGCTCTGTTTTCGGTCTCGTGGTGTTTTATTCCACGGAACTTGGATGGGGTAATTGCGATTTTGACTTGTTTGAGATTTCTAGGGAGTTTATGTGGGTGATTGTGGCGGTGACTGAGATGTGGGGTATAACTGCAAATTGGGATGGGAGGTGAAGGTGGCAGCATACAATGGTGAAGCTTAACATGCAGCTTAACACGTGGAGTCAAAGTGgatgaaataatatatttttataaggcGAATACTTCTAGACAAATCTTATTTGAATATGCACCGATATATTgttaatatgaataattataataaatccacgaataatatttaatatatagaaaaattatatttgagagTGTGAAAGTACTGGGTTCATGGGATTGTTGAGAGTGAACTCTATATATTGTAATAATTTTCACATaatgtttattctctggttgtcggttttgacaacaaccttggttttttctccggttttggagtttccacgttatattcttgtgttgttgattgtgttcttttattttctctatgtcTGTTTTCCCAACAACTGACATCAGAACTTTTGGTTTGATTCAGGGAGGAGTAGGGAGTCCGCCGTaaagtttaggctagagaaaacTGATGGAAGAGGCGatggtaataatactcgacatcagtctggagaggcggtgctaagaatactcaggttacgtctgaaacaacaacttattatgaggatgtggaggtgctagtggaagttgggaatCGATGGAGTGTTGAGTATCAtatgtgtttgaagaagaaatacttttgaatccctagagctagttgaaggtggagttgttcatcttggagACGGGAAAACTTGTAAAGTTCAAGGTATGAGTGAGTTTATTTTAACACGATACGaagtattttcttgaactttgatgcatagatagtaggtagatactagttagatagttctactattattggttatgcacCGGTTACTAGTAGTGATTCttatgttttggttaagttgtggatcttcgggtgggtacttattagtgacatgagtttagttggactagtgaaacaagttttactaggtgatgtaactaaactaaaattgttggagcctaacaatggcctgaaGGTGGTTTCAGAGCAGTTTGAAGTTGTTCAGGTGGGCATCAGTTGtcatggatgcaaggtgtgtgatgatagcgtgcaggcattggttggcattgatgcaaggtacaCAGTTATCTCGATTGCTGATGAACTTTcggagaaagccaacatggaagttgcaccataaatttttagcaaggtttcgagatgaaattcttggaATGACTTGGTTCTaagtgaagaaaattcttgggatggtttagttccaagtatAGTGTACTTTTTATGGTGAAGTATGATAATTgaatttgtcggtatagacaatgagaattatgattgtcggtgaagacaatgattgtcaGTGTatacaatgaagattgaagaccattacaatcaaggtgaagattgttggggttaattgcaatgtaagtccaaCATtactaataaagaaaaaaaggtcaaaaaaattataccgtagaagtctcacattggttaGAGAAATGAACGGTGGGAGGAGCTCAATGTTATATATAGAGACCTCAATTTTCTTGTTTCGACACACCAAGCAGTatcacttgtaaacactttaagtttatatatgtgacttttttcttttctcttatgctattgtttaagagtatttgagatgtagttcaaatatttactctTGAGAGTGGGTGTACTGGGGTCATggggtggttgagagtgaagtctatgtgtcgtaacaattttcacatagtgtttattctctggttgtcggttttgacaacggccgtgaTTTTTTCTCCGATTTTGGAGTTTCCATGTTATATTAACAACGACCGTAATTTTTTCTTCGACTTTAGAGTTTTCACATTATATTATTGTGTTATTGTTATTAAttgtgttcttttattttctccgTGTTTATTTTCCCAACTAAGTAGAGGCCAAAAATTGTTTCCTCCACCAACCAATATGGATCCATGATAGTATGATACAGATGCCAAGGTCATGCATAATTCGTAACCAttcaaaaataaacatattGGTAGTTTAAAAATGCAAATCATGTGCATCCTAATCCTAATTATCATAATATTGGGTCggtttgttattgttttttataaaatatattcttttagtgtaatatatatttttttataatttttttaacaaaagtttttttaaggaaaatttgaaatgaaaaatcGTTGAATagcttattttaaaatataattttacatatttcatcatttttttatatattttttttggatattaatttattttaaaatctctaaaaaaagctATTTCAACTatgtaaaaatatatgatttttactATGTAAAATATCtaacaataaatatttaaattagtaAATATCAACATGTCATTTTTAACTTATGTCAAATGAGTTTAAAATAACTTCTactattttttagtaaatttctaaaaaatctatttttaaacatacaaataaaaatctttcttttttttttttaaaaaaaaaaaactataaaacagGCCAATATTGTATATAATTGTTGTGCTAAAAAACATCGACTTTTGTACTAagatgtatatgtttgatgctGATATTAGGTAccgtttggcccagcttttttttGCCATAAAAGTTACTTTGAACttaaagctaaaaaaaaaaactttaaaaataaagttaaagttgtttggtgatgccattttattattttgttttagaagctatttttttacaaaaaatagttTGACGAGAGATATCAAATTACATCGGTATAATTTTTTAGCAATATTACATAGCTCAATAACAttttaacgaatataaattttataaaactcgtcattcatataaattttttaaaaaatctaaaattggtTAGAAATATCACAAGATCAGATTTTGAGatacataattttgaaataTGTAGTATGCataatattgaaatttattttcagtgatgtatattttaaaaactaagcatttatatataatattttctttcaCATAACAAGTTATGTTTATGTAATGTATCCAATAGTTATGGTTATCAATTTTTTTGGGGTACATAGTTATGGttatcaatttattattataaattataaaatcatgaatggaaaaattataattataataaacaataaaataggaaacacaatattaaaatatgagtagtttttgtttttaataagaAATACGTAGATAAAAAAAACGCAGGATATCATTATGTTaaagaagaaaacaataaaatgtaaaatatactaagaaaatacggtcaaaaacaaaaaaattgtaaaatatcaTTGGAATATTATTATGTCTCCTGTGGGAATCGAAGAGGCATGATGCACCGAGAAGTTGATTTCACTTAAAAAAGTTCCACAGAGTTACTTCACAATAAGTACTTTATTAGCATATTTTACACACATATGATAAGCTGCTTTTTCTATTAAGtactttttaaaataagtgtttggcccaacttttttGTTAAGGAGtaaaaaagttcaaaataaGCTGGGCCAAACATAGCCTAAGCTAACATTCCTGAAATTTGAGCTAcaattttttcatattatagtgtatgtttgattgctcttttttttttttttgaacaagctaaATTAGCTGTTTGATTGCTCATATTAAGCCACAACATTCCTTAAATTTGAGCTACAATTTTTCCATTACTAACAAAATATTTTGCATTTAcaatataatcaaataaatgaaaaaaaaaatccatacagtttatttttatttttaaaatcaaacatttgcATCAATGTAATAGAAGAATTACAAATAACAATAAAGTTATCTAGAGGAAAGGCATAACCCAACCAAGTCTTACGATCAACTTGTATAGCACAACCATATGAGCTAATACATTCAAACATAATTGATCGAAATACTACTAAAAGCACTCATAAGAAGTTTACATATGCAACTATTGGTTCAAGCCTTGGTTCAATACTAGCAATAGAATTAGAACATCTGATGCAAAACCTATAGTATGTCTCAATTGATTGGTTAAGAGAGCATCATGCGCAATCATCCAAAGGAAAATTTGTGTTTTAGCCGATGCACTACACTTCCAAATCCATCTTCAGTCTAAAGAGTTGCAGCAACATCTAGCCTTCTCTAGAAGCCAGACATAACTAGAGGAAGCAATGTAAGTACCCGAAGACTTTTCTAGACCCACAAATCATATAGGTCCAAATTCACTACATTAGGAATTCtaacatttaaaattgtttctctAATTTCCTCAATGAGGGGAGTGTTAGCACGACCAAGCCGTCAAGTAATGTGGTCCGAAATATCCTGTAAAGTTGTTTAGGAATCTGCAATATGTATAATGTCTGAGCGGTTAAACATGTACCTCTATCGGTCCCAttagaaaattagaagaaaaaatttagtttataatatatgaatcgaatatctttttttattgaaaatgtaTTCAAtttaatctcattttcatttttctcatcAATTAATTGTTTGTGTTATCTTCTACGTTTCTAGGGGAATGTGTCCTAATAATTCGGAGTTCGACcaaaagacaaataaaattcGATAAAAATTGTCCTCCCgaactaatttattttcattaactAAATTTATTATCTTAGAAGTTCTTTTTGTGTCTTTATcagaattaaagaaaataaataaagaattgTGCTTTTACTTATTTTGAAAACAAGAAGTTGAAGGGGGAAGGGGAACAGAAACTTGCTCATCAATAATGTGAAGTTTCTTCACTTTACCCCCTTTCGATTTTACGCGTCACGATTCCTTTAACCCTCGCTTAATTCCTTATATCCATTTTCATCACTCGGATCAACACCACTTTTCACGACCAAATTTCAGGCGAAGCTAAATCGTAAAGCCATTGTTCTACACTTCTTTTCACGGTATGTGGTAAGATTAGTAGTATTTCATATTCGTATTTAGCTTAATTTATGTAGAACAAAATGCCACATTACTCTCTTTTCTGTATTTTCAATGTTCCTTATAATTAGGTTTTGTTATTACTTTGGATATGGCTACACAATGTACAGTTTTTCATCTATTGATTAATCATATCGAATATTCATGATTGAAAAAGAATCAGAATGTGAGTTACACCTAAAATTGCTATTGCAATTATTGAATTATTAAAGTAATTTTCGAACTGGTGTATCCATAACTTATATAGCTTCTATTTGAATTTTATTCCTTATTATTGTTTGCATATGCACAGAATGTAGTACAATTCAATCAATGTATGTAGACAATtgtattttgaaataatttcgcattaattttttaaaatcgaCGACCGTAATCAATACAAGAAGATGAATTTCTGCATACATGCTTGCTTGCTGTATGGTAGTGTATGTACATTTGTCAGCAGAGATGATGTTGGTTCTGTTCTAACATTATATAATGTTTGTCCAGCGCAGGAAATGAATAATGAATTCAATTCATGAAGTTTATAAGATTACAAAAGTACAAACATTTATAAGGTATATCACTATGCTGTACTATGGCATTTTTGTTGGATCAGTTAATATCTTTGTTTTATCAATTGCCATGTTTTTATTTAAGAACATTTGTtctttcttaaataaaatttagaacatagattttttttttgggatatcGTGTACAAGGTCACTCTAAATGTATGTTTGGGAAAACCGTGTAGACACGCGTTTATCACCAGACGTGTGCCTAACTTGAAGCTCCAGTTTGTAGCTTCTTGGTTTTCACGGTAAAATGCATAGAAAATGGGCGGTGGCGGTGACAAGAAGCTGATCCAAACATACTATAGTATAAGCCTTTCACAATTAAATATAGgtacaaaacaaatcaaaccaCACACTAACACCAACATAGAGACTAATCATACCTAGGAATAATAACACTACAGAAAACAAAGAAGACACTTCCTTCGATAAGTTTTCAAATACACCAAATAATAGCATTTCATACGAATTCCCCGACCTTATTATTCTGCCAGGTTACTGGTTTACTATATCATTGGTTCTCTTTCATGACTGTCTTCATGTTTGCTGACCACGAATGAGAACATAATTTGGCTATTTTCCTATATGGGTTTCTTTTTCATGACTGTCTTAATGTTTGCTTTCTCCATACCATAGACTAAGAATGAGAACAAATTTGGAGTTGTTGTAATGTCTTCCCTCACCTTCTTCTCCAATCTTGGTCCAAACACACATCACTACCATTATTGCAAAGTTGAATTTTCCTTGTGTTCTAGATTTACGTAGCAATCCATGAAATCACATGTCAATTTCCTTGTCTCTCAAATGAAATTTCaacattttaataaaaaaagtaacaaacaagatacaaaatttataaaaggagCCATAGAGTCAAGGGACAGATTGCTATAATGGgggatatatatttatttagcttctCAGTCAGCTTGATACAAATCCGAACTTTGAAAATTACAATTCATGCAAACTGAAGGCATATGCATGGTGGTGCAGTGCCTTACAGCTGTGGCTAATACAATAGAAAAcacaaatttaataaataaacgCAGCTCTCTCAACAATATTAATCAAACACTGACAGAATATATGTGAAGAATCCCCTCGATCTTCGTTGTGCATGGCTTTCTTTGCTTTCACACTTTCTGTTTAGATCCTACacaaatacaaatatatattGATCAGTTAGTTTATGTCTGATACTCTAATTAATCCTTTAATAACCAAACACcaagaaaaaatattagtttacaAGATATGGAAACTAAAATAGTAAACAGTAAATGAATGTTTCATTGTACATGAAGTTTCATTTTAAATTAGGATTGTATGCAGTATATGCTCTTAATAAAGAGTGAATGGGAGTTGATTAGTGAAGCGAAATTTTGtacttataatattataatatatgttgcATGAAAAGTTACCATATGGTGTGATGCCAATTATAGGGTATCTAGTAGTGGTGAGGTGGAGGAGGTGATTTGTAGTAATAGTGTGGTGGAGGTGCGGAATGGactggaggaggaggaggagagtGATGCTTATAAGGCTTCTTGTGTAGTGGTGGAGGAGAATGGTAAGCTGGCTGGGGAGCATGAGGAGGGTAGGCGTGAACTGGTGGTGGTGGAGAGTGGTAAACTTGATGAGGGTGAGGGTATGGCTTCTtatgtggtggtggtggtggagagtGGTAGACTGGATGAGGGTGAGGGTAGGTGTGCACTGGTGGGGGTGGTGATGGGTATTTGTATGGCTTCTtgtgtggtggtggtggatcGTGGTAGACAGGGTGAGGATTAGGGTAGGTGTGCACCGGTGGTGGCGGGGGAGATGGGTGCTTGTAAGGTTTCTTGTGTGGTGTTGGTGGTGGAGAGTGATGGACTGGGTGTGGCTGAGGGTAGGTGTGAACCGGTGGCGGTGGAGAGTGGTAAACTTTGGATGGGGTTGGACTTGGATGAGGGTAGGTGTGAACTGGTGGGGGTGGAGAGTGGTAGACTGGGGATGGGGTTGGGTGAGGGTAAGTGTGaactggtggtggtggaggagatGAGTAATGTGGTGGTGGTGAGTGGACTGGTGGTGGTAATGGTGAGTAGACTGGTGGTGGTGGAGAGGAATAAGAGTATTGTTTTGCGGAAATTTCAGATGGGAAACTGATAAAGAGCATAGCCAAT from Trifolium pratense cultivar HEN17-A07 linkage group LG1, ARS_RC_1.1, whole genome shotgun sequence includes these protein-coding regions:
- the LOC123919959 gene encoding probable cysteine protease RD19D codes for the protein MVAKPTMSLTCYAHVTIFLCALTLSTALHRSSFNHENLIQDVARKLELKDNELLKTEKKFKVFIEDYSKRYSTREEYLLRLGIFAKNLVRAAEHQVLDPTAIHGVTQFSDLSEEEFERFYTGVKGGFPSSNGVGGGVAPPLDVEGLPENFDWREKGAVTGVKMQGKCGSCWAFSTTGSVEGANFLATGKLVSLSEQQLVDCDNKCDITEKTACDNGCNGGLMTNAYNYLIEAGGLEEETTYPYTGDRGECKFDPNKIEVKIANFTNIPVDENQIAAYLVNHGPLAMGVNAVFMQTYIGGVSCPLICSKRMLNHGVLLVGYNAHGFSILRLRKKPYWIIKNSWGEQWGEKGYYKLCRGHGMCGMNTMVSAAMVAQTQPTTNKSYASY
- the LOC123919974 gene encoding extensin-3-like; protein product: MRSLMAYATLSLALAMLFISFPSEISAKQYSYSSPPPPVYSPLPPPVHSPPPHYSSPPPPPVHTYPHPTPSPVYHSPPPPVHTYPHPSPTPSKVYHSPPPPVHTYPQPHPVHHSPPPTPHKKPYKHPSPPPPPVHTYPNPHPVYHDPPPPHKKPYKYPSPPPPVHTYPHPHPVYHSPPPPPHKKPYPHPHQVYHSPPPPVHAYPPHAPQPAYHSPPPLHKKPYKHHSPPPPPVHSAPPPHYYYKSPPPPHHY